The genomic window AGGTGGGCTTCACCTGCCGGGTCTACCACCTGGGAGGAAAGACCACGGGTGTGCTCCCCGTGGATGTCATCGTGGAGCGGCTTGCCTCCTTCCTCCCACGGTAAGGGCTCTGTGGGCGCACACCTCCACGGACGTGAGCCTCTGTAAGGCGCGAGGCGCAGGCACCACCGGGTAAGGAGGTACCATGAAAGGAGGGGGGTATGAAACGATGGATCGGCGCACTCGCAGGGATGCTCGTGTGTCTTGGCGGGGTTTGGGCTACGGACTGGAAGTCCATCACCACACCTCATTTCGAGATCATCTTCCCTGCAGAGCTGGAAAAAGATGCCCAGTACACTGCCAACCTCCTGGAGCACCACCTGGAGGATATCCTCGGGATACGGCCTGAAGGGCCTGCCCGCAGGTGGCCGGTAGTGCTCTGGAACACCACCATGACCGCGAACGGCTCGGTGGGCATCGCACCGGCGGTGAGCTACTGGTACGAGGTCCCGTATGTGTACGGCGGCCAGTTCGCAGGGGAGTGGTACTCGCTCCTCGCGGTCCACGAGGGACGGCACATGGCCCAGGTGGATGCGGCCCGGCAGGGGCCCTGGTGGCTCTACTACCTCCTCGGAGGGGAGGCCGGTGAGGCCCTCCACACAGGTCTTACCCTGCCCATGTGGTTCATGGAGGGCGATGCGGTCTGGGCCGAGACCGCCTACTCGGACAGGGGGAGGGGGAGGGTTCCCGGCTTCGCCTCGCAGTTCAGGGCGCTCACGCTCGAACATCCCCTCTCGTACCACAGGATGGTGAACCGGTCCTACAAGGTCTACACGCCCACCCACTACGTCCTCGGCTACCACCTGGTCTCCTATATACGAGAGACCTACGGCGAGGAGGCGATCCAGGAGGCCATCAGGTGGGGGAGCATACTCCCCTACGTGGGATTCGACATAGGGCTGCGTCGGGCCACAGGCAAAGGGGTGAAGGGGCTCTACAACGAGATGCTCTCCCACTACCGGGACCTCTGGAAAGAGGAACTCGCCACCATCCCCCAATTCCCCTCCAGGACCGTGGTCCCCGAGGAGGCGGACTTCACCTGGTATGCGGCGGTGCGGGCGAGGAGAGACGGCTCCCTCCTCCTCGCCCGGGCCACCCTGGAGGAGGGGATGCGCCTCGTGGTACGGAGCGCGGAGGGCGAGAAACGGACGGTGGGGGAGATCCCCTTCAGGGAACCAGTGGCACTCTCGGATACGAGTGCCTATTGGGTGGAGTACTCCCCGGGGCAGGGAGCATGGGAGGGTTGGGCCGATCTCTGGTACATGGACATAGCCACTGGCACGAAACGACGGCTCACCACGAGGGGCAGGTACTACGGGGTGGGGCTCTCTGACGATGGGACGGTACTCGTAGGCCTCTGGTTCTCCCGTTCGAGGGACGCTCAGCTCCAGGTCTTCCTCCTCGACCGGCCGGGAAGCCTCCCCCCCGCCCCTTTCTTCTCCTACACCTTCCCCCACGGCGAAGTCCCCTCGGAGGTTGCCGTCTCCCCGGACAAGGAGACCCTCGCCGTTGTGGTCCACTCACCCGCAGGCGTCTCCCTCCAGCTCCTCCACATCCCCACCGCCACCCGCACCACCCTCATCCCCCCACAGCCACTCCCCCTCACCTGCCCCCTCTACCGCGCCGAGGCCCTCTACTTCATCGCCCCCCTCCACGGCTATCCTGCCATTTACGCCGCCTTCCCCCAGCCTGACGGCCCGCCTCGCCTCTTCCTCACCGCCACCGCCCCCTACGACATCACCGCCCTCTCCATCGCTGGCGACACCCTCTACTACGCCGCCCACACCTCCTGGAGGGGCCACTCCATCCAGGCCGTCGCCCTCACCCCCTCCTCCCGCCTCCCTGCCGAAGAGGCGCCCCACATCCCCCTCGCCCCCACCCCCCAGGCACCCTCCACCCCCTTCGCCACCACCGCCCTCATCCACATGGAGCAGACCACCTACCCGGTTAAGGACTACTCCGTCCTCGGCCACCTCCTCAACATCCACTCCTGGCTCATCCTCCCCCTCGACCTCGCCCACCCCCACCCCGAGGAGACCCTTTTCAACACCGCCTCCCTCACCCTCTTCTCGACCGACCTCCTCGGCACCGCAGACCTCGCCCTCTCCGCCGCCTACACCTTCCCCACCCGCACCGCCCACGGGGTGTGGACCTTCGACACCACCTACCTCGGCCTTGCAGGCGAGTACCTCCTCGAGGGAGTACCGGGCACCCTCACCACCACCCACCTCGCCACCGCACGCCTCCCCATCCAGGGCGGCCACGGCACAGGCCTCAACGCCACCCGGTGGGTCCTCAGGCCGGCACTCACCGCCGGCATCACCACCTCCCCTGAAGAGGGGACACACTACCCCGTGGAGGAGACCCTCTCCTTCGTCTTCAGCCGTACAGGCGGCCCGAGGGACCCCATCCCCCTCTGGGGCCTCACCGCCGAACTCTCCCACCTCCATCACCCCCTCCAGGGCCAGGCCCCCTACCTCCTCTCAGAGACCCTCGAGCTCCGCACCCCCGGCCTGCTCCCCCACGCAGGCCTCACGATAGAGGCCCACGCCGCCCAGGGCACCCACGACCTCGACGGGGAACCCTTCGCCCTCGGCTACCGCCCGGACGAGGACACACAGGGCATCCTCAGCATCACCTCGACCTACACCGTCCCCTTCCTCTCCCCCGACCTCGCCCCCCTCGGCTCCCCCATCTACCTCAGGCGCATGAGACTCGCGGGCATCTACTCCGCAGGCTGGCAGGCCCCGGCCCCCCGACTCCCCGACCTCACCACCCCCCCGGCCCAATCCGCCGGATGCGGGCTCGTCACCGACATGGGCCTCTTCGACATCCCCTCGCTCGTCTTCAGCCTCACCACCGGCCTCTACTGGCCCTTCCCCCCCCACGGCGACGGACGGCCCCGCCTCTGGCTCGACGTCGATCTGGGCTTCCTCCTCATGTAGATGAGCCTCCCCTCAAGTCGCCCACAGGAGGACCGTCCCGCACACAACGAGGGGCTCCCGGATGGGAGCCCCTCGATACCCTACCCCAACGCCACGTCCAGGGTCATCATCACCGCAAACCCCGCGATCGCGCCGAGGGTCGAGACATCCGAGTTGCCCGAGAGCTGGGACTCGGGGATCACCTCCTCTATCACCACGAAGATCATGGCCCCGGCGGCAAAGGCGAGGGCATACGGGAGCACAGGCTGCATGGCGAGCACGAACGCCGCGCCGAGCACCGCGGCCACAGGCTCCACCACAGCGGAGAGCTGCCCCCAGAAGAAGCTCCTGGCCGGACTCATCCCCTCACGCCTGAGAGGCCCAGAGACCGCGAGCCCCTCCGGGAAGTTCTGGATCCCTATCCCCAGGGCGAGGGCCACCGCCCCGGCGAGGTCGGCAGAGGGGATACCCGCCCCCACCGCACCAAACGCCACCCCCACGGCGAGCCCCTCGGGGATGTTGTGGAGGGTGATGGCGAGCACCAGGAGGAGGGTCTTCTTCCAGGTCGTGTGGACCCCCTCCGCCCGCTCTATCGGCTCCCCGAGGTGGAGGTGGGGAAGGATCACGTCGATGAGCCGGATGAAGGCCGCCCCCAGGAGAAAGCCCACGAGCGGCGGCAACCAGGGAGGAAGACCCATCTGTTCCGAGAGGTCGATCGACGGGTTGAGGAGCGACCAGAAGCTCGCGGCGATCATCACACCCGCCGCGAACCCCAGCATGGCGTCCATCACCTTGCGCGAGGGATTGGGAAAGAGGAAGACCCCTCCCGCCCCGAGCGCCGTCATGCCCCAGGTGAACAGGGTGGCGAGAAAGGCCTGAAGGATCACGTGTGCATCCACGAACCACTGCATACCGCCTCCTCTGGTATCTACACGCGAGAATCACTATACTTTACAAAAGGAATAAGGGTATGGGAAAGTACCCTCGGTCCTCCACGCGCCCGCTCACGTGTCCGTTCTGCGGGCACACGCACACCCACCCTCTCCCCCCTTTCACGGAAAAGGAAGACGCCCTCAGGATCCCCTGTCCCTCCTGCCGACGCACCTTCCTGCTCATCCGGAAAAAGACCCTCTTCGGGATCCGCCTGGAAACCTATATCCTCTGAAACCCTCCCGCCCTCTATCAGCCGCCCCTCACCCTATCCCCAGGGCCGCACGCTGGGCCTCGTAGATGATACGGATCTCCCGTGCGGCCAGATCGAGCATGGCATCGAGCTCATCCCGGGTGAAGGATCCCTTCTCCCCGTTCCCCTGCACCTCAACCAGCCGATCGTCACACATCACCACATTCATGTCCACCTGGGCGGCAAGATCGTGCGCGAAATCCAGATCGGCCACGAGCCTCCCCTCCACCATCCCCACGCTCACCGCGGCCACCTGCCCTACCAGGAAGTAGTCCGGCCCCTCCACCCCCTGCATCTCGGCGAGCTTTCCGAGGGCCTGGTAGAGCGCCACCCATCCCCCGCTTATGGCCGCCGTCCTCGTCCCCCCATCCGCCTGGAGCACATCGCAATCCATCACTATGGTGTAAGGGCCGAGCCTCGTCCGGTCGACCGCGGCCCTGAGCGATCTCCCGATGAACCGCTGGATCTCCACCGCCCTGCTGTCCCGTTCCCTCCGCTTCCGCCCCTCGGGCACGCTCGCAGGGAGCATGGCGTACTCGGCCGTGAGCCACCCCTCGCCCTCCTGCTCGATGAACGGCGGCACCCCCTCCTCTATGGAGGCAGCACACAGCACCTTGGTGTTGCCGAACGAGACCAGACACGAACCTGCGGGATAGGCGAGGACCCCCGCTTCAAACGACACAGGTCTCATGGCCCCTATGCTAGAGGGACTCCCCGCCTCTGTCAAGGAAAGCACACCTCACAGCTCCGTGACCGTGCGGCTCTCCCGATAGAGCCCCTCGAAGAGGTGGAGCTCATCCTCCCTCACCACCAGCACATCCAGACTGAGAGGGATCCTTTCGCAGAAGAACAAGAAGTACGGCCTCATCCTTTCAAGGGGGTCATCGGGCCCCTCGCGTATCACGACAAGGAGATCCACGTCGCTCAGCCCTGTCTCTTCCCCCCGTGCCACAGACCCGAACACGCGCACCTCTACCACTTCAGGGAAACGAGCGCTACACTCCTCGATAGTCTCCCTGAGTCGTACCTTAAGCGTCTCTCTCTCCAGAAAGAACGCCTTCACAGAAGGCAAGGATTGTACGCGCCGCACGCAGGGCCTCCTCTGACTCCCGTCGGGTAAAATAATCGGCAGGTCGTCCGCTCGGGAACCCATTGGGATACCGTGGAGGAATATAGTAGAGATCAAGAATCCGCGCCGCATCCATCACGGCCGGGGGGATATGCACCCTTTCCGAGACCACCTGGAGAATCTCTCTCACGGAATGGCCCCAGACTTCAACACCCACACGTAATGCGAGGGCTTTCGTCACCTTCTCTGCAGCTTGTTGAGCGGTGAAACACGCCCACTCATGATAGCCCTCCTCCGCATCGAGGCACGCCTTCTCGAGATCCCGCACACCCTGGCTGTACCAATCTCTCCAACGGTTCATCCACGTACATCATCATAGAAAATCAAGAAAAAAGCAACCAAAGAAGTGGTCCACAGGTGCTCCTTGAGGAGGCTCTCCGCGTGGGCATCATTCTCGTAGCGCACCTGTAACTTCTTCCCCGCTCTATTGTTTTTTATGAAAAGTACCCGTATCATAGGTACGCGTGAACCCCCGGAAGGAGGACTCCGATGCGACCACACCTCCAGACGCTCGTTCCGTCTCTGGTTGCGCTCGCCGCTCCGGTGCTCCTCTATGTACGGGGTGACATCCTGAAGGTCCTCCAACCTCCCCTCACCCTCTACAACGCCTTCTCCCTCTTTCTCTACGGGGCCCTCCTGGTAGGGGGTGTGTGGGGGATCGTCCGCTCGTTCCTCGACAAGGGCGAGGCGGACGAGGACCGCTCAGACTCCTGAGCCGCACACGAGCGGCCGTGAATCTCATATAGGAAGGAGGAAGCCGTGATCGAAGTACAGCATCTCACCAAACGCTACGGCATCCACACGGCGGTCCACGACGTGAGTTTCAGCATCCAGAAAGGAGAGATCGTGGGGTTCCTCGGCCCCAACGGCGCGGGGAAGAGCACCACCATGAACATCCTCACCGGGTATCTCTCGGCCACCGAGGGCACCGTCGTCATCGACGGGGTGAAGCTCCTCGAAGAGCCGGAGGAGTGCAAGAAGAAGATCGGCTACCTGCCCGAGAACCCGCCCCTCTACGGCCACCTCACGGTGGACGAGTTCCTCAGGTTCGTCGCCGACCTCAAACACGTACCGAAGCGACGCCAGAAAGAACACCTCGAGTCGATCATGGAGAAGGTGGGGATCCTCCACGTGAGGGGACGCCTGGTGCGCAACCTCTCGAAGGGGTACAAGCAGCGCGTGGGGCTCGCACAGGCCCTCGTAGGGGATCCCGAGATCCTCATCCTGGACGAGCCCACTATAGGCCTCGACCCCAGACAGATCATCGACATCCGCACCCTCATCAAGGACCTCGGGAAGGACAGGACCGTGATCCTGAGCTCCCACATCCTCCCCGAGGTGAGCATGGTGTGCAAACGGGTGCTCATCATCAACAGCGGGGTCATCGTGGCCGACGACACCCCTGAGAACCTCGCCAAGCGGCTCATGGGTACCAACACCCTGCTCCTCCGTATCGAGGGCACGAGAGAGGAGGTGGAGAAGGCCCTCGCGCTCGTCAAAGAGGTGCAGGAGCTGGAGTTCCGCCCCTCCCAGGAAGAGGGCACGGTCGAGGTGGTCGCCAAGGCTCCCGAAGAGACCGACATCCGCAAGGCCGTCTTCACCGCCTGCGCCAGGGCCGACCTCCCCATACTCCAGATGCGATCGCTCGACATCTCGCTCGAGGACATCTTCCTCCAGCTCGTCACCCAGGAATCCCAGACCAAGGAGGCAATCGCATGAAGGCGATCTACAAGAAGGAACTGCTCACCTACTTCGTGAGTCCGCTGGGTTACGTCTTCATGGGGCTCTTCCTCCTCACCACGGGCTTCTTCTTCGCCACGGGGAATCTCTTCACGAGGAGCCCTGAATACGCGAGCTTCTTCTCCTCGGTCATCATGGTCTTCCTCTTCTCCGCCCCCATCCTCACCATGAGGCTCCTCTCGGAGGAGAAGAACCAGAAGACCGACCAGCTCCTCCTCACCGCCCCCGTGCCGGTATGGCAGATCGTCACAGGGAAGTTCCTCGCCGCCTTCACGGTCTTTGCGCTCACCCTCCTCGCCACCGTGGTGTATGCGGTGATCATCGAGATCCACGGCTCCCTTCCCTTCTGGGAGACGGTGGGAAGCTATGTGGGATTCCTCCTCCTGGGTGGGTGCTACATCGCAGTGGGCACCTTCATCTCGGCGGTCACCGAGAACCAGATCACCGCGGGCCTGGTGACCTTCTTCGCCATCCTCTTCTTCATCCTCATCGACAGCATTGCGAACGCACTCCCTGCGGACGCCACCGCCGGTGCCGTATTTGCCGTACTCCTGATAGGAGCCCTCGGATTCTATCTCTACAGCACCACCAGGAATCCCCTCCTCGCCGCAGCGGTACTCCTCGTCGGCATCCTCGCCATAGGTATCGGCTACGGTGTCGAGAAGAGCGTGTTCGAACGTCTCATACAGAAGGTGCTCGGCTGGTTTTCCATCAACAAGAGGTACCAGGAGTTCGGTCTCGGGATCTTCAACGTGAGTTCCCTCGTCTACTACCTCTCGTTCATCACCTTCTTCCTCTTCATCACCACCCACGCGCTCGAGAAGCGGCGCTGGTCGTAAGGAGGCCGGAATGAAAGAGATACTCAAGAAGACAGGAACGATCGCAAAAGACCTCATCTCATCCCTCAACAGGGATCCGGTACGGTACGGCGGGTATGCGGCCATCCTCACGGTGGGTATGGCCCTCCTCCTCGTATTGGTGAACATCTTGGTCCAGCAGCTCGATCTCAAGTTCGACCTCACCGAGGAGAAGCTCTTCTCCCTCTCTGAAGAGAGTGTGAACTTCCTCAAGGGGCTCGATGAGGACATCACCATCATCGCCCTCTACGAGGAAGGAAAGGCCCCCCGGGTAGTACAGGAGGTGCTCACCCTCTACGAGAAGGCATCCCCACGGGTACACGTGGAGTTCATGGACCTCGAGAAGAACCCCCAGCTCGCCACGGAGTACGAGAAGGAGGGAGAGCGCCTTCAGCAGGGTTCGATCATCGTGAAAGGAGAAAGGACCTACAGGATCATCAGGTCGTACGATCTCTATGACATCAACTACAACTCTCCCCAGGGACCCGAGATCACGGGGTTCTCTGCAGAGAAGCGCATCACCGCAGCGATTCACGCAGTGACCACCGGCGCGAGCCCCGTGCTCTACGAGCTGGTGGGCCACCGAGAGGAACGGCTCGCCCGTTACGCGATGAACGACTTCCTCGAACGGGAGAACCTCACCTCCAAGGAACTCAATCTCCTCCAGGCGGGCGAGGTCCCTGAGGACGCAGCCATGGTGCTCATCCTCGCGCCCAAGGAAGACCTCACCCCGGGTGAGGCAGAGGTCCTCAACACCTACCTCGCCGAGGGAGGACGTCTCTTCGTCGCAGCCGATGTACAGGCAGGAGAGCTTCCCGTGCTCAACGAGCTCCTCTCCAGGTACGGCGCGCGGTTCGACTATGGCTTCGTGATCGAGCAGGATAAGCAACACCACACGGGCAACCCCTACCAGGTGGTCCCCAACGTGGAGTACCACGACATCACCAAGACCATCACCCAGAACAAAGAGGCGCTCATCCTCCAGTGGACACAGGCCGTGAAGGAGGAAGAGATCAAGAGACGGAACGTGAATGTCACGGCCCTCCTCACCTCTTCGGGCAGCTCCTTTCTCAGGAAGGACCTGGAGCGAGAAGACCTCCAGAGAGGAGAGGGCGACGTCCC from Spirochaeta thermophila DSM 6192 includes these protein-coding regions:
- a CDS encoding ABC transporter ATP-binding protein — protein: MIEVQHLTKRYGIHTAVHDVSFSIQKGEIVGFLGPNGAGKSTTMNILTGYLSATEGTVVIDGVKLLEEPEECKKKIGYLPENPPLYGHLTVDEFLRFVADLKHVPKRRQKEHLESIMEKVGILHVRGRLVRNLSKGYKQRVGLAQALVGDPEILILDEPTIGLDPRQIIDIRTLIKDLGKDRTVILSSHILPEVSMVCKRVLIINSGVIVADDTPENLAKRLMGTNTLLLRIEGTREEVEKALALVKEVQELEFRPSQEEGTVEVVAKAPEETDIRKAVFTACARADLPILQMRSLDISLEDIFLQLVTQESQTKEAIA
- the rph gene encoding ribonuclease PH — protein: MRPVSFEAGVLAYPAGSCLVSFGNTKVLCAASIEEGVPPFIEQEGEGWLTAEYAMLPASVPEGRKRRERDSRAVEIQRFIGRSLRAAVDRTRLGPYTIVMDCDVLQADGGTRTAAISGGWVALYQALGKLAEMQGVEGPDYFLVGQVAAVSVGMVEGRLVADLDFAHDLAAQVDMNVVMCDDRLVEVQGNGEKGSFTRDELDAMLDLAAREIRIIYEAQRAALGIG
- a CDS encoding nucleotidyltransferase domain-containing protein; its protein translation is MRRVQSLPSVKAFFLERETLKVRLRETIEECSARFPEVVEVRVFGSVARGEETGLSDVDLLVVIREGPDDPLERMRPYFLFFCERIPLSLDVLVVREDELHLFEGLYRESRTVTEL
- a CDS encoding GldG family protein, which produces MKEILKKTGTIAKDLISSLNRDPVRYGGYAAILTVGMALLLVLVNILVQQLDLKFDLTEEKLFSLSEESVNFLKGLDEDITIIALYEEGKAPRVVQEVLTLYEKASPRVHVEFMDLEKNPQLATEYEKEGERLQQGSIIVKGERTYRIIRSYDLYDINYNSPQGPEITGFSAEKRITAAIHAVTTGASPVLYELVGHREERLARYAMNDFLERENLTSKELNLLQAGEVPEDAAMVLILAPKEDLTPGEAEVLNTYLAEGGRLFVAADVQAGELPVLNELLSRYGARFDYGFVIEQDKQHHTGNPYQVVPNVEYHDITKTITQNKEALILQWTQAVKEEEIKRRNVNVTALLTSSGSSFLRKDLEREDLQRGEGDVPGPHTLAAAIEERLDDRGEKKTRIVLVGAGTLLENLYPFNAQIPGNLDFFMGGVLWCIERKDMLSIPSKSLLNLPLSLTATQVLVYSVVVVAVIPLAFFITGTIIWLRRRHL
- a CDS encoding HEPN domain-containing protein, which produces MNRWRDWYSQGVRDLEKACLDAEEGYHEWACFTAQQAAEKVTKALALRVGVEVWGHSVREILQVVSERVHIPPAVMDAARILDLYYIPPRYPNGFPSGRPADYFTRRESEEALRAARTILAFCEGVLSGERDA
- a CDS encoding ZIP family metal transporter, translating into MQWFVDAHVILQAFLATLFTWGMTALGAGGVFLFPNPSRKVMDAMLGFAAGVMIAASFWSLLNPSIDLSEQMGLPPWLPPLVGFLLGAAFIRLIDVILPHLHLGEPIERAEGVHTTWKKTLLLVLAITLHNIPEGLAVGVAFGAVGAGIPSADLAGAVALALGIGIQNFPEGLAVSGPLRREGMSPARSFFWGQLSAVVEPVAAVLGAAFVLAMQPVLPYALAFAAGAMIFVVIEEVIPESQLSGNSDVSTLGAIAGFAVMMTLDVALG
- a CDS encoding ABC transporter permease — translated: MKAIYKKELLTYFVSPLGYVFMGLFLLTTGFFFATGNLFTRSPEYASFFSSVIMVFLFSAPILTMRLLSEEKNQKTDQLLLTAPVPVWQIVTGKFLAAFTVFALTLLATVVYAVIIEIHGSLPFWETVGSYVGFLLLGGCYIAVGTFISAVTENQITAGLVTFFAILFFILIDSIANALPADATAGAVFAVLLIGALGFYLYSTTRNPLLAAAVLLVGILAIGIGYGVEKSVFERLIQKVLGWFSINKRYQEFGLGIFNVSSLVYYLSFITFFLFITTHALEKRRWS